In candidate division WOR-3 bacterium, one genomic interval encodes:
- a CDS encoding co-chaperone GroES — protein sequence MAVKLVPVNRKVIVERSEEPEVKKGGIIIPDTAKEKPQKGKIVSVAQPKKDEDPMPVKEGDTILFGKYAGTEISVDDKDYLILNEDEILAIIQE from the coding sequence ATGGCGGTTAAGTTGGTCCCAGTGAACAGAAAAGTGATAGTGGAAAGATCCGAGGAACCGGAAGTAAAAAAAGGCGGAATAATTATCCCCGACACGGCTAAAGAAAAACCTCAAAAAGGGAAAATAGTCTCTGTCGCCCAGCCCAAAAAGGACGAGGATCCGATGCCTGTCAAGGAAGGAGACACTATCCTTTTCGGAAAATACGCAGGCACGGAAATATCCGTCGACGACAAAGATTATCTCATACTGAACGAAGACGAAATCCTGGCTATAATTCAAGAATAA